A window of the Halobacterium hubeiense genome harbors these coding sequences:
- a CDS encoding transcription initiation factor IIB, whose translation MPTSDSYARGFDEDVQTTGNQCPECGGRVTTNVVETVCEDCGLVIDEQRIDHGPEWRSCTDEKQRTGGPLTVARHDRGLSTEIGKHTDASGNTLSGRKRRQLGRLRREQSRGRFQSKAERNLAHGLGEVRRISSALGLSETLRDQACQLFRSAQNEALLQGRSIEGIAAASVYGACRCTGRSQTLDDVTVPARVEQSRVKNAYQTLNAELGLPAKPVRPSAFVPRLASELACPDDVRRQARTLAERAETAGVTAGVHPAGFAAACLYEALRERGRHPLKTRVAEAADVCVSTVRTHQQTVRELEL comes from the coding sequence ATGCCGACGAGTGACAGCTACGCGCGTGGCTTCGACGAGGACGTACAGACTACTGGTAATCAGTGTCCCGAATGTGGCGGTCGCGTCACTACGAACGTCGTCGAAACAGTCTGCGAAGACTGCGGACTGGTTATCGACGAACAGCGCATCGACCACGGGCCGGAGTGGCGGTCCTGTACGGACGAGAAACAGCGGACTGGCGGACCACTCACGGTTGCACGTCACGACCGTGGGCTCTCGACGGAGATCGGGAAACACACTGATGCGAGCGGGAACACGCTCTCGGGGCGGAAGCGCCGCCAGCTCGGGCGGCTGCGCCGCGAGCAGTCCCGGGGCCGCTTCCAGTCGAAAGCCGAACGTAATCTCGCACATGGTCTGGGCGAGGTGCGACGCATCAGCAGTGCGCTGGGCCTCTCGGAGACGCTCCGTGACCAGGCGTGTCAGTTGTTCCGGAGCGCACAGAACGAAGCCCTCCTGCAGGGGCGGTCGATCGAAGGCATTGCCGCGGCGAGCGTCTACGGCGCGTGTCGCTGTACCGGCCGGTCGCAGACGCTCGACGACGTCACGGTGCCGGCACGCGTCGAGCAGTCTCGCGTCAAGAACGCGTACCAGACGCTGAACGCGGAACTTGGCTTACCGGCGAAGCCAGTGCGACCGAGCGCGTTCGTGCCGCGCCTCGCCTCCGAGCTCGCGTGTCCCGACGATGTTCGCCGACAGGCGCGGACGCTCGCGGAACGCGCCGAGACGGCTGGCGTGACAGCGGGCGTGCATCCAGCCGGCTTCGCCGCGGCGTGCCTCTACGAGGCACTGCGTGAGCGTGGCCGGCACCCATTGAAAACACGGGTCGCGGAGGCAGCCGACGTCTGTGTTTCGACGGTGCGGACGCATCAACAGACGGTTCGCGAACTGGAACTGTAG
- a CDS encoding outer membrane protein assembly factor BamB family protein, with protein sequence MPSRTRRQVLATIGTASAALAGCLTQSQPSGDLGDVAGAWPMAGQNASHTRQVDASPTNPDSVWKIELDAARSTGTPAFAGGRLYVPVDAITETARHRYRLHALSAATGSERWQVPLRSEPVGPPAVSGDHVVVTAKRALEQGRIVGFETQYGAEDWLVDIDARLTAPPTTANGVVYVPDWRGRVHALLVADGTELWSRDVDIDGGRGTFANAVAVRDGTVYVGS encoded by the coding sequence ATGCCCTCCCGGACGCGTCGCCAGGTCCTCGCAACAATCGGGACTGCAAGCGCCGCCCTCGCCGGCTGTCTCACGCAGTCGCAGCCGTCCGGCGACCTCGGCGACGTCGCGGGCGCGTGGCCGATGGCCGGCCAGAACGCCAGTCACACGCGACAGGTTGACGCGAGCCCGACGAACCCTGACTCCGTATGGAAAATCGAACTTGATGCTGCTCGAAGCACTGGCACGCCCGCATTCGCTGGCGGCCGACTGTACGTCCCCGTCGACGCAATCACCGAGACCGCACGCCACCGCTACCGGCTCCACGCGCTGTCGGCGGCGACTGGTAGCGAGCGCTGGCAGGTGCCGCTGCGGTCGGAGCCGGTCGGCCCACCCGCAGTGAGCGGCGACCACGTCGTCGTCACAGCCAAACGCGCGCTCGAACAGGGCCGCATCGTCGGCTTCGAGACACAGTACGGTGCCGAGGACTGGCTCGTCGACATCGACGCGCGACTGACTGCGCCACCGACGACCGCGAACGGCGTCGTCTACGTGCCCGACTGGCGTGGCCGCGTCCACGCGCTCCTGGTTGCCGACGGGACCGAACTGTGGTCACGCGACGTCGACATCGACGGTGGTCGGGGGACGTTCGCCAACGCAGTCGCCGTTAGGGACGGAACGGTCTACGTCGGATCGTAG
- a CDS encoding ATP-binding protein — MTEEQLDLEAGDSASNDEKDARSPEFADDAEIDREVPVERENTLKRVREDYDRPWMGSIAEAIQNGGDAFGTHREMGVLEEDSTLEIEISIDTKNATYTYEDNAGGMTKEILEDNLVGIDTPNESKQTGTKAGAYGRGFYVIAMCGEDKTYVESRQGSEHHALTITPEGKYSRAKTPAASRSQLPDDVQGTYIHVTGVRENDLEKLSDWDEVEDVLIRKFTFLLLRDDVSVKYTIDGETHIPSPPDVKAARESDELLHLGKLPKFTAEGDEYQVKNLVVVGTESLDDLPWSGVAMLKGDIDGDPFMCVNDYKPHRIPSLRQPAKMIGWCDVRELCPDLENNSHTNFRGFESDTGIKEELRKLHDEHFKKGRTTEESEELASNITDELNDLLTDIDDFSSYRSFGSGVEVDEGEGDEDEGETKTGNDIDILRCQAGDRDFEPGETIPLSVTVKNPKDPESEKYEIYDIEISCPDNDVHREFTPKKVHVGENQTETFDIERIRPSEEGIYAFSASVRSRPDVIGLGEEEEQEELDRSKIYIRVGDPERSTKTSNGPVDEGEEKGGDDGDGKASIVHAVTFFPDEEENWKALTSENEDGFEVTINTTRPEWQRALAIVDNDDLRDEIQLKLGVEWGAEELILERNFDMIEELLDDDITIDGERAADVLRQELTDRAELLADLEAKIEQRHNIEYSN, encoded by the coding sequence ATGACAGAGGAACAACTAGACCTTGAGGCCGGCGACTCAGCTTCGAACGACGAAAAGGACGCGAGAAGCCCTGAGTTCGCAGATGATGCAGAGATTGACCGGGAAGTGCCCGTAGAGCGTGAGAATACCCTAAAACGAGTTCGAGAGGACTACGACCGGCCATGGATGGGAAGTATTGCTGAGGCAATACAGAATGGCGGAGACGCCTTCGGGACCCACAGGGAGATGGGGGTCCTTGAGGAGGATAGTACACTTGAGATCGAGATATCGATCGACACCAAGAACGCGACCTATACCTACGAAGACAACGCCGGTGGGATGACGAAGGAGATTCTCGAGGACAATCTCGTCGGTATAGACACGCCTAACGAAAGTAAGCAAACTGGTACGAAGGCTGGCGCGTACGGCCGCGGATTCTACGTCATCGCCATGTGCGGCGAGGATAAAACGTACGTAGAGTCTCGTCAAGGATCGGAACACCACGCGCTGACGATAACACCGGAAGGCAAGTACAGTCGTGCAAAGACTCCAGCAGCGAGCCGCTCGCAGCTACCAGATGACGTTCAAGGAACGTATATTCACGTCACTGGTGTCCGGGAGAACGACCTCGAGAAGTTGAGCGATTGGGACGAAGTAGAAGATGTACTCATCCGGAAGTTTACATTTCTACTACTCCGAGATGACGTGAGCGTAAAATACACTATTGACGGAGAGACCCACATCCCAAGTCCTCCGGACGTGAAGGCTGCACGAGAATCGGATGAACTACTCCACCTCGGCAAACTCCCGAAATTCACTGCAGAGGGTGACGAATATCAGGTAAAGAATCTTGTTGTAGTCGGAACGGAATCCCTCGACGATTTGCCGTGGAGCGGGGTCGCGATGCTGAAGGGCGATATCGATGGGGATCCGTTCATGTGTGTGAACGACTACAAACCTCATCGTATTCCTTCATTGAGGCAGCCAGCGAAGATGATTGGTTGGTGTGACGTCCGTGAGCTTTGCCCGGACTTAGAAAATAACTCCCACACCAACTTCCGCGGCTTCGAGAGTGATACTGGCATCAAAGAGGAGTTGAGGAAACTGCACGACGAGCACTTCAAGAAAGGGCGGACGACTGAGGAATCGGAAGAGCTCGCGAGTAACATCACAGATGAGCTGAACGATCTGCTCACCGATATTGACGACTTTAGCTCGTATCGCTCGTTCGGATCGGGCGTTGAGGTTGATGAAGGGGAAGGCGACGAAGATGAGGGTGAAACCAAAACCGGAAATGATATCGATATACTCCGTTGTCAGGCTGGTGACCGCGACTTCGAGCCAGGGGAGACCATCCCACTGTCAGTAACAGTTAAAAACCCGAAAGATCCCGAGAGTGAGAAGTACGAAATCTACGATATCGAGATTAGCTGTCCAGATAACGATGTCCACCGTGAATTTACCCCGAAAAAAGTACACGTAGGGGAGAACCAAACTGAAACGTTTGATATTGAGCGCATCCGTCCCTCCGAAGAGGGGATATACGCGTTCAGCGCCTCGGTTCGTTCTCGTCCGGATGTTATCGGATTGGGTGAGGAAGAGGAGCAGGAAGAACTAGACCGCTCGAAGATTTATATCCGAGTCGGGGACCCAGAAAGATCAACGAAGACGAGTAACGGTCCGGTTGATGAAGGGGAAGAAAAGGGAGGTGATGACGGTGACGGGAAAGCCTCTATCGTTCATGCCGTTACGTTCTTCCCTGATGAGGAGGAGAACTGGAAGGCCCTGACGAGCGAGAACGAGGACGGATTTGAAGTGACGATCAACACGACTCGTCCAGAGTGGCAGAGAGCACTGGCGATTGTCGATAACGACGACCTTCGGGATGAGATACAGCTGAAACTCGGCGTCGAGTGGGGTGCCGAAGAACTCATTCTGGAACGTAACTTCGATATGATAGAAGAGTTACTAGACGACGATATTACGATCGACGGTGAACGGGCAGCTGATGTACTTCGGCAAGAGCTTACCGATCGGGCAGAACTGTTAGCCGATCTAGAAGCAAAAATCGAGCAGCGGCACAACATCGAGTACAGCAATTAA
- a CDS encoding winged helix-turn-helix domain-containing protein has translation MTADADGVDWDVLGFVVASDYRRAVINALNDDGPATPTTLGERTGLEITHVSRTLTELREHDVVELLVPEERSKGRFYGLTDAGENVAAEVTSHE, from the coding sequence ATGACTGCGGACGCCGACGGCGTCGACTGGGACGTGCTCGGGTTCGTGGTGGCCTCCGACTACCGGCGCGCAGTCATCAATGCGCTCAACGACGATGGCCCGGCGACGCCGACGACGCTTGGGGAGCGCACTGGCCTTGAGATTACGCACGTCTCGCGCACGCTCACGGAACTCCGCGAGCACGACGTGGTCGAACTGCTCGTCCCCGAAGAGCGCTCGAAGGGGCGCTTTTACGGGCTGACTGACGCTGGCGAAAACGTCGCCGCGGAGGTAACCTCGCATGAGTAA
- a CDS encoding MvaI/BcnI family restriction endonuclease, with protein sequence MPVDSFDEFVDALQEIESKGFIETHRAGNTGIGKTLEDLLGIEENNIPGPDAAGIELKSTRRQSNNLTTLFTKEPPRDQRELWNQDLVRELGYVDSKDRQALKVTIGTGESNNRGFYLDYDDNSVSVVHDDYGICATYPLSLLRDVFERKLPELILVIADVEKRDGREYFHYNEAYHLDGFDGDDFLGLMRDGVITLDLRMHIKDNGNIRNRGTAWRIMDESRLDEAFEERTPLLDGEATDVVSESTQNTGQNTLDEF encoded by the coding sequence ATGCCGGTAGACAGCTTCGACGAGTTTGTCGACGCCCTCCAAGAGATCGAATCCAAAGGCTTCATCGAGACTCACCGCGCTGGCAACACGGGTATCGGGAAAACGCTCGAGGACCTTCTCGGCATCGAGGAGAACAACATCCCAGGCCCGGACGCCGCGGGCATCGAACTAAAGAGTACGCGACGCCAGTCGAACAACCTCACGACGCTCTTCACGAAAGAGCCGCCGCGAGACCAGCGAGAACTCTGGAACCAAGACCTCGTCAGGGAACTCGGATACGTCGACTCGAAGGACCGCCAAGCGCTGAAAGTCACCATCGGAACCGGCGAGTCGAACAACCGCGGGTTCTACCTCGACTACGACGACAATTCCGTCTCCGTCGTCCACGACGATTACGGCATCTGTGCAACGTACCCGTTGAGCCTACTCCGCGATGTCTTCGAACGGAAGCTCCCCGAGCTTATCCTCGTTATCGCGGACGTCGAGAAGCGCGACGGCCGCGAATACTTCCACTACAACGAGGCGTACCACCTCGACGGCTTCGACGGTGACGACTTCCTCGGGCTGATGCGGGACGGCGTCATCACGCTCGACCTCCGGATGCACATCAAGGACAACGGCAACATCCGGAACCGAGGCACCGCGTGGCGCATCATGGACGAAAGCCGACTTGACGAAGCCTTCGAGGAACGGACACCGCTCCTTGATGGGGAAGCAACTGACGTAGTCAGTGAATCAACCCAGAATACTGGGCAGAACACGCTGGACGAGTTCTGA
- a CDS encoding ABC transporter substrate-binding protein yields the protein MTDDNDMQRRSFLKAAGGTAAALTLAGCSSNDNGGSGTTTGDSGGGETTTTTEQSTREIANLAIEAEDDYTFSMELTGPFHQVMEMLSYSSFAAVPENYVDDLPDVDGEVDQSTFGSEDPVGTGPFQFESWSDGTAVDVTAFDDFHGEGPELDAVHWQVIQDSNASYQYGQNQNSDIAPMPTSQYDPDLISVEGTDDRDRDYGTYGPMNNGETANYLRVLSAGTQYLGFNAQQVEKPVRQAVAYVLNQTSIVEEVFKSRGLPATHLTPPTLFDGGQDVYDSHGEDYPYSVDEADLESARQIMEEAGYGPNNRVEITFAHQEGTSQYADVASLLGDQLQSVYIDISVEPTPWSTLLERGRNGNLEMFLLGWLMDYPDPHSFMQLLNPDFTNTSEAGPLAYTDWRDTEAAQANRDAWGEITDNLQPTDEAASTRQERYLEMEENNWEDAVIIPLYHPYDERISYDTVDMPRFGSAGPSRQKLNQVTKSGDSNTFQDVMTGSITTFDPIAATDTASGEVITQLFDGLMQYPNAEVTPEGNLATDYEVSDDYTSYTFTLKEGVTFHNGSEFTAQDLVYSWNRLANSQNSNRDYFLLDNLGVEYETEEIDVE from the coding sequence ATGACGGATGACAATGACATGCAGCGTCGAAGTTTCCTGAAGGCCGCCGGCGGGACTGCCGCAGCCCTCACTCTGGCTGGCTGTTCCAGTAACGATAACGGCGGTAGCGGGACGACGACGGGTGATTCTGGCGGTGGCGAGACGACGACCACGACCGAACAGAGCACCCGGGAAATTGCGAACCTCGCGATCGAGGCTGAGGACGATTACACGTTCTCCATGGAGCTCACTGGGCCGTTCCATCAGGTCATGGAGATGCTCTCATACTCCTCGTTCGCTGCAGTTCCGGAGAATTACGTCGACGACCTGCCGGACGTTGACGGTGAAGTCGATCAGTCGACGTTCGGTTCCGAGGACCCCGTCGGGACGGGCCCCTTCCAGTTCGAGAGCTGGTCTGACGGGACCGCTGTTGACGTTACCGCGTTCGATGACTTCCACGGTGAGGGTCCTGAACTCGATGCGGTTCACTGGCAGGTCATTCAGGATTCCAACGCGAGCTACCAGTACGGCCAGAACCAGAACTCGGACATCGCGCCAATGCCGACGTCCCAATACGACCCGGATCTAATCTCCGTCGAGGGGACGGACGACCGTGACCGTGACTACGGCACGTACGGGCCGATGAACAACGGTGAGACGGCCAACTACCTGCGCGTGCTGTCTGCCGGGACGCAGTACCTGGGGTTCAACGCCCAGCAGGTCGAGAAGCCGGTTCGCCAGGCGGTTGCGTACGTCCTCAACCAGACATCCATTGTCGAGGAGGTCTTCAAATCTCGTGGCCTCCCCGCGACGCACCTGACGCCGCCGACACTGTTCGACGGCGGGCAGGACGTCTACGACAGCCACGGCGAAGACTACCCCTACAGCGTTGACGAAGCGGACCTCGAGTCCGCTCGGCAGATCATGGAGGAGGCGGGCTACGGCCCGAACAACCGCGTGGAGATTACCTTCGCACACCAGGAGGGGACCTCACAGTACGCTGACGTCGCAAGTCTCCTTGGCGACCAGCTTCAGAGCGTCTACATCGACATCTCCGTCGAACCGACGCCGTGGTCGACGCTGCTTGAGCGCGGCCGGAACGGGAACCTCGAGATGTTCCTGCTGGGGTGGCTCATGGACTATCCGGATCCGCACAGCTTCATGCAGCTTCTCAATCCCGACTTCACGAACACCTCCGAGGCCGGCCCGCTTGCCTACACGGACTGGCGGGACACCGAAGCTGCGCAGGCGAACCGTGACGCCTGGGGAGAGATCACGGACAACCTTCAGCCGACTGACGAGGCCGCGTCCACTCGCCAGGAACGCTACCTCGAGATGGAGGAAAACAACTGGGAAGACGCCGTCATTATCCCGCTCTACCACCCATACGACGAGCGGATCTCTTACGACACTGTCGACATGCCCCGGTTCGGCAGCGCTGGTCCCAGCCGCCAGAAGCTCAATCAGGTCACGAAGTCCGGTGACTCGAACACCTTCCAGGACGTTATGACCGGGTCGATTACGACGTTCGACCCCATCGCTGCCACTGACACGGCGTCCGGTGAAGTCATCACCCAGCTGTTCGATGGGCTGATGCAGTATCCCAACGCTGAGGTCACTCCGGAAGGCAATCTTGCGACGGATTACGAGGTGTCCGACGACTACACGTCCTACACCTTCACGCTCAAGGAGGGTGTGACGTTCCACAACGGGAGTGAATTCACGGCCCAGGATCTGGTGTACTCCTGGAACCGGCTTGCGAACTCCCAGAACAGCAACCGGGACTACTTCCTCCTGGACAATCTGGGCGTAGAGTACGAAACCGAAGAAATCGACGTCGAGTAG
- a CDS encoding ribbon-helix-helix domain-containing protein → MRIPAEVDPDTYEQINQLVKQGAYASPNQFIRVAIQNQLDLEETDINSSEIGSQGGSADSLRTITGDQDATRPRTPSSTFEWGYQVPKTIPLETAFPLERDDQLLFSQYYRFLPLKFVLYELAKLYQSNDETITLSTFRSHIKNAVEPLRDEIVAWENEENVKKKNRKSAGFPKSDSNNPEQSMNRFLNHFVGKVQKTKSEPAGFGHELGVLAIKRDGGSESWRTWLTESGEEFLRYKNPLLAHGPEEPALSESERRFLVDHIRQNIDLEFEFMCYISDIISEVEGTYTSRMEDLHQFLAAEDALGEDITENQVRSQTGGTISRMVDLGILTRGDRRGHYNLEEHPEDFPEPSPSGKLE, encoded by the coding sequence ATGAGGATTCCAGCAGAGGTTGACCCTGATACGTACGAACAAATAAATCAGCTGGTCAAACAAGGTGCCTACGCCTCGCCAAATCAGTTCATCCGTGTAGCTATCCAGAATCAGCTGGACTTAGAAGAAACAGACATTAATTCATCCGAGATAGGGAGTCAGGGCGGTTCAGCGGACTCCTTGAGAACGATAACTGGAGATCAGGACGCGACCCGCCCAAGAACCCCAAGTTCTACATTTGAGTGGGGATATCAGGTTCCCAAAACCATTCCTTTAGAGACTGCGTTCCCGCTAGAACGAGACGATCAACTTCTATTCTCGCAATATTATCGCTTCCTTCCACTGAAGTTTGTACTGTATGAATTAGCGAAGTTGTACCAATCGAATGATGAAACGATCACTCTCTCTACGTTCCGTTCACATATTAAGAATGCAGTAGAGCCTCTGAGGGATGAGATTGTGGCATGGGAAAATGAAGAAAATGTGAAAAAGAAGAACCGGAAATCTGCTGGATTCCCTAAATCAGACTCAAATAATCCAGAGCAGTCAATGAACCGGTTTCTAAACCATTTCGTAGGGAAAGTCCAGAAAACAAAATCCGAGCCGGCAGGATTTGGTCATGAATTAGGCGTCCTAGCCATCAAAAGAGACGGCGGCTCCGAATCATGGAGGACCTGGCTAACTGAGAGCGGGGAAGAATTCCTCCGGTACAAGAACCCGCTCCTCGCTCATGGACCCGAGGAACCTGCACTTAGTGAGTCTGAGCGACGGTTCTTGGTAGACCATATTAGACAAAATATTGATCTAGAATTTGAATTTATGTGTTACATATCAGATATAATTTCGGAAGTTGAAGGAACATATACATCCCGTATGGAAGACCTTCACCAATTCTTGGCTGCTGAGGATGCACTTGGGGAGGACATCACAGAGAACCAGGTACGCTCCCAAACCGGTGGTACAATCAGCCGAATGGTTGACTTAGGTATTCTAACTAGAGGTGACAGAAGGGGACACTACAATCTGGAGGAGCACCCGGAAGATTTCCCCGAACCATCACCGTCCGGTAAGTTAGAATGA
- a CDS encoding outer membrane protein assembly factor BamB family protein, translated as MIVFDHEGTRKWTFNVRGDTQCPLAVDDRHVYAATQDALYAIDRTGEQAWMHEVAGAQFGASTVAGDSILVQGDGQLIARSSPAGDEHWTTNASGRGRVIVAPTAVFLADAATVTALGNPE; from the coding sequence GTGATCGTGTTCGACCACGAGGGGACGCGCAAGTGGACGTTCAACGTCCGCGGAGACACGCAATGCCCGCTCGCCGTCGACGACCGCCACGTGTACGCCGCTACGCAGGACGCCCTCTACGCCATCGACCGGACGGGTGAGCAAGCATGGATGCATGAAGTGGCGGGCGCGCAGTTCGGCGCGTCGACTGTCGCTGGAGACTCGATTCTCGTGCAAGGGGATGGGCAGCTCATCGCGCGTTCGTCCCCGGCGGGCGACGAGCACTGGACAACCAATGCGAGTGGGCGTGGTCGTGTCATCGTCGCTCCGACTGCTGTCTTCCTTGCTGACGCTGCGACCGTAACCGCGCTCGGCAACCCCGAGTAG
- a CDS encoding helix-turn-helix domain-containing protein — MATPRLADWMTPVDRDILERLWNERNRDLQLTPSMIAENVDWGHQAVREHVLTLHEHDLIEYADEDRGVYKLSKRGRKWLEGELPTEELEDN; from the coding sequence ATGGCGACGCCCCGGTTGGCGGATTGGATGACTCCCGTAGATAGAGACATCCTTGAACGTCTCTGGAACGAGCGCAACCGGGACCTTCAACTCACCCCCTCGATGATTGCTGAGAACGTTGACTGGGGCCATCAAGCGGTTCGAGAACACGTCTTAACGCTACACGAGCACGACCTGATTGAGTACGCAGACGAAGACCGGGGTGTGTACAAGCTCTCCAAGCGTGGTCGAAAGTGGCTCGAAGGCGAGCTACCGACCGAGGAATTGGAGGACAACTAG
- a CDS encoding DNA methyltransferase yields the protein MTENPHQTTLDTALTESGLEAVNWTFPDADTQYLTHGLHNYPARMVPQIPDRLLSYYLDEGVLEEGDVVYDPFSGSGTTAVEARRHDLNAEANDINPLAVLLTRAKSIPLDPEEVEAAQTTLLDGLKSRLADVESQYEAGEPIDVEEPAVRDGWFPEPQLTQLAVIRDRIDDLEREYDQALARFFRVALSHTTRKVSYQRNGEYKRYRLSEEDREDHDPDVYPIFEQKVRENVSMMKDYSRETSRDQQTQVHYADSREAADVEDDSVDIVITSPPYGDHGTTVAYGQFSQDPAIVSWGREYDEMREVDKTGLGGSNRVLEPLEEIEEWSEALSATLETLREKDGRSDDAMEFFRDYYAVMEQVKRVLKPGQPVAWVVANRTMSRVNIPTHLITQQLCEHLGFELTHMLPREIPNKTLPWENAPENQPGVKGDLMANENIVVMTAPEE from the coding sequence ATGACTGAGAATCCACACCAGACGACACTTGACACCGCTCTCACCGAGTCGGGACTGGAGGCGGTGAACTGGACGTTCCCGGACGCGGACACGCAGTACCTCACGCACGGGCTGCACAACTACCCCGCCCGGATGGTCCCCCAGATTCCCGACCGGCTCCTCTCTTACTATCTCGACGAGGGCGTCCTCGAGGAAGGCGACGTCGTCTACGACCCGTTCTCCGGCAGCGGGACGACTGCCGTCGAGGCGCGACGCCACGACTTGAATGCCGAAGCCAACGATATCAACCCGCTCGCGGTATTGCTCACGCGAGCAAAGTCGATTCCGCTCGACCCAGAGGAGGTCGAGGCCGCACAGACGACGCTCCTCGACGGGCTGAAGAGCCGGCTAGCAGACGTCGAATCCCAGTACGAAGCTGGCGAGCCAATCGACGTTGAGGAGCCGGCCGTGCGGGATGGCTGGTTCCCCGAACCACAGCTCACGCAGCTCGCCGTCATTCGGGACCGCATTGACGACCTCGAGCGCGAGTACGACCAAGCGCTCGCCCGCTTCTTCCGCGTCGCGCTCTCGCACACGACCCGGAAGGTCAGCTACCAGCGCAACGGCGAGTACAAGCGGTACCGACTCTCCGAGGAGGACCGCGAGGACCACGACCCCGACGTCTATCCCATCTTCGAACAGAAGGTCCGCGAAAACGTCTCCATGATGAAAGACTACAGCCGGGAGACGTCACGCGACCAGCAAACACAGGTCCACTACGCGGACTCTCGGGAGGCGGCCGACGTCGAGGACGACAGCGTCGATATCGTCATCACGTCGCCCCCGTACGGCGACCACGGGACGACCGTCGCGTACGGACAGTTCTCTCAGGACCCCGCCATCGTCTCGTGGGGCCGCGAGTACGACGAGATGCGCGAGGTCGACAAGACCGGACTCGGCGGGTCGAACCGCGTTCTCGAACCACTCGAAGAGATCGAAGAGTGGTCGGAGGCGCTCTCGGCGACGCTGGAGACGTTACGCGAGAAGGACGGCCGGTCCGACGACGCGATGGAGTTCTTCCGCGACTACTACGCGGTGATGGAGCAGGTCAAGCGCGTCCTCAAGCCGGGACAGCCGGTCGCGTGGGTCGTCGCGAACCGGACGATGAGCCGCGTGAACATCCCGACGCACCTCATCACCCAGCAGCTCTGCGAACACCTCGGCTTCGAACTGACGCACATGCTCCCCCGGGAGATCCCGAACAAGACGCTCCCCTGGGAGAACGCGCCGGAGAACCAGCCGGGCGTCAAAGGCGACTTGATGGCCAACGAGAACATCGTCGTGATGACCGCGCCGGAAGAATAA
- a CDS encoding ArdC-like ssDNA-binding domain-containing protein, whose product MMTASASSVSFEETDTRSDEMHSTIEQWIDELVAGVDDAQASNEFQDWLDVQSRFHDYSYRNTLLIKRQYPEATRVAGYRTWQEEFDRHVKEGESAIWIWAPIITKQCPECENSPSYHEDSDCEYDETPPEEWSKGLVGFNPAPVFDVSQTEGEPLPDLDTAATGDAGNLVPRLLDMADDLDVTVRIVPADEWTHGEAKGVCERLSPLNAQPVVEVRDRENDADLARTLIHEYAHALLHAGVTETAERSKREVEAESVAYIVGRYCGLDTSRSAFYLAAWESDDPEVVRERLDRISRTAEELIETLDA is encoded by the coding sequence GTGATGACGGCTAGTGCCTCGTCGGTCTCCTTCGAGGAGACCGACACGCGATCCGACGAGATGCACAGCACCATCGAACAGTGGATCGACGAGCTCGTGGCTGGCGTCGACGACGCGCAAGCCAGCAACGAATTCCAGGACTGGTTGGACGTCCAGAGTCGCTTCCACGACTACTCGTATCGGAACACGCTCCTGATTAAACGCCAGTACCCGGAGGCGACCCGGGTGGCAGGGTATCGGACGTGGCAGGAGGAGTTCGACCGCCACGTCAAGGAGGGCGAGTCGGCCATCTGGATCTGGGCGCCGATCATCACCAAGCAGTGTCCGGAGTGCGAGAACTCGCCGAGCTACCACGAGGACAGTGACTGTGAGTACGACGAGACGCCGCCCGAGGAGTGGTCGAAAGGCCTCGTTGGATTCAACCCGGCGCCCGTCTTCGACGTCTCCCAGACGGAGGGTGAGCCGCTTCCCGACCTCGACACCGCGGCAACTGGTGACGCCGGCAATCTCGTGCCACGACTCTTGGACATGGCGGATGACCTCGACGTGACGGTGCGCATCGTTCCCGCGGATGAATGGACGCATGGCGAGGCAAAGGGTGTCTGTGAACGGCTCAGTCCATTGAACGCGCAGCCGGTTGTGGAAGTCCGTGACCGGGAGAACGACGCGGACCTCGCCCGGACGCTCATCCACGAGTACGCACACGCCCTGCTACACGCTGGCGTGACTGAGACGGCCGAACGGTCGAAACGCGAGGTCGAGGCAGAGTCAGTCGCGTACATCGTGGGACGGTACTGCGGGCTGGATACGAGCCGGTCGGCGTTCTACCTCGCCGCGTGGGAATCGGACGATCCTGAGGTCGTTCGCGAGCGACTGGACCGTATCAGCCGGACGGCCGAGGAGCTGATCGAGACGCTGGACGCGTAG